The following proteins are co-located in the Desulfonauticus submarinus genome:
- a CDS encoding outer membrane lipoprotein-sorting protein codes for MKKSVCFVVCFFIWASIGWAITGKEVIEKQKQKHKVKSEVATEIMLLVDSDGSKEKRLVKRYAKEVEPDIHRYLIVFTAPADIKGTALLTWENKDRANDQWLYMPAIKKMQRIAKGSKKNYFMGTDFTYEDMEPEDIDNYNYTILREETLTQDKKDWPCYVIEAVPATKQKKRESSYGKRIMWITKNDLLTLKIEFYNKRGKLIKVQTNHGFKEVQSGVFRPTKTLMNNIERKHKTLTGTKTRSVNVELDNSVFTERYILTGRYLQ; via the coding sequence ATGAAAAAGTCTGTATGTTTTGTTGTGTGTTTTTTCATATGGGCAAGTATAGGATGGGCAATTACTGGAAAAGAGGTTATTGAGAAACAAAAACAGAAACATAAAGTAAAGAGCGAAGTGGCAACAGAAATAATGCTTTTGGTAGATAGTGATGGTAGTAAAGAGAAGCGCTTGGTAAAGCGATATGCCAAAGAAGTCGAGCCAGATATACATCGTTATCTTATAGTTTTTACTGCACCTGCAGATATCAAAGGCACGGCTTTACTCACTTGGGAAAATAAAGATAGAGCAAATGATCAATGGTTATATATGCCTGCTATTAAAAAAATGCAAAGAATTGCTAAAGGAAGTAAGAAAAATTATTTTATGGGAACAGATTTTACTTATGAAGATATGGAGCCAGAAGATATAGACAACTATAATTATACAATTTTAAGGGAAGAGACTTTGACCCAAGATAAAAAAGATTGGCCTTGTTATGTTATTGAGGCGGTTCCAGCAACTAAGCAGAAAAAGAGAGAAAGTAGTTATGGAAAGAGAATTATGTGGATTACTAAGAATGATCTTTTAACCTTAAAAATTGAGTTTTATAATAAGAGAGGAAAGCTAATAAAGGTACAAACCAATCATGGTTTTAAAGAAGTCCAATCTGGTGTATTTAGACCAACTAAAACTTTAATGAACAATATAGAACGTAAACATAAAACTCTTACAGGTACTAAGACAAGATCTGTTAATGTTGAATTAGATAATTCTGTTTTTACAGAAAGGTATATCCTTACTGGGAGATATCTACAATAA